Proteins encoded in a region of the Zea mays cultivar B73 chromosome 2, Zm-B73-REFERENCE-NAM-5.0, whole genome shotgun sequence genome:
- the LOC100382243 gene encoding uncharacterized protein LOC100382243 precursor: protein MKNPWLLFLAPFLLAVSSSLPHTAAVPLRFPAAGRSPVQCIGDGVYAANSTYQANLRRVAALLLAEVSASPGQFYYTTHAVGYWPNRLLASSLCRRRDVNGTHVGYPCADCIAGAFLEMERACPYRREAFYIDRNCSVELAEIRIFGTGGIFQRNILIQAMASGLVLQAIGFAWLFFLLFQEWRSRKRGNLMHSTPLLSGDENVGNMSTKA, encoded by the exons ATGAAGAATCCTTGGCTCCTATTCCTCGCCCCCTTCCTCTTAGCCGTGTCGTCATCGCTGCCTCATACCGCCGCCGTGCCGCTGCGTTTCCCTGCCGCAGGGCGGTCGCCTGTCCAGTGCATCGGCGACGGCGTCTACGCTGCTAACAGCACCTACCAAGCCAACCTCCGCCGCGTCGCCGCCCTCCTCCTAGCCGAGGTGTCCGCCTCCCCCGGCCAGTTTTACTACACGACCCATGCCGTCGGGTACTGGCCTAACCGGTTGCTCGCCAGCTCCTTATGCCGGCGCCGCGACGTCAACGGCACCCACGTTGGCTACCCCTGCGCCGACTGCATCGCCGGGGCCTTCCTCGAAATGGAGAGAGCGTGCCCGTACCGCAGGGAGGCCTTCTATATCGATCGCAACTGCAGTGTCGAACTTGCCGAGATTCGCATCTTCGGGACTGGCGGCATCTTCC AACGGAACATACTGATACAAGCCATGGCTTCGGGATTGGTACTTCAAGCAATTGGATTTGCTTGGCTTTTCTTCTTGCTATTTCAAGAATGGCGCAGCCGGAAAAGAGGCAACTTGAT GCATTCCACCCCTCTTTTATCTGGAGATGAGAATGTTGGCAACATGTCTACCAAGGCGTAA
- the LOC103647730 gene encoding cysteine-rich receptor-like protein kinase 6 isoform X1, which translates to MAHNLLPVAVVLAVALLMAPAAGYPWLSCGTSSSFAANGTYQDHFNFAAATLPKNASTSPDLFASIVVGTVPEQLSAMALCRGDVNSTTCFSCLTEAFGDLPSACSDDKAATIYYDPCMVHYSDVHTLPGDDDTGPSIDTYPIGDNQYVTADPGQFIRLLAALVNATADYAAYNSTRRFATGQADTGFDPEFPELYALAQCTPDQTPAQCHKCLAGLISQSLGGFQNRDGARMLAVSCTYRYETKPFYNGPAMVRLASPSSGAPAPAPAVNSRVRAADGGRRKYHVPWVAIAVVLPALAAMNLVACLCFRRRRRRLLIAQAKHQNPMYSTEAEDTEMVDSMMMDVSALRAATGDFDESNKLGEGGFGAVYKGVLPDGEEIAVKRLSSSSSQGVQELKNELALVAKLKHRNLVRLIGVCLGQQERLLVYEFLPNRSLDLILFDTENEERGRRRLDWAQRYKIINGVARGLQYLHEDSQLKVVHRDLKASNVLLDENMNPKISDFGLARIFGRGQTQAVTRRVVGTYGYMAPEYMMRGNYSVRSDAFSFGVMVLEVVTGRKNSDDGCNLLATVWTHWEAGTVAQLVEPSTMGGSFPEGDVLRCVHIGLLCVQADPAARPVMSSVVMMLGSDTVTLQAPSKPGFFVRNNSANAAASTVSLDG; encoded by the exons ATGGCTCACAACCTGCTGCCCGTGGCCGTCGTCCTCGCCGTCGCACTGCTCATGGCCCCAGCCGCGGGTTACCCGTGGCTATCGTGTGGCACcagcagcagcttcgcggccaacGGCACATACCAAGACCACTTCAACTTCGCCGCCGCCACCCTGCCCAAGAACGCCTCGACATCCCCTGACCTTTTTGCCAGCATAGTCGTCGGCACCGTGCCGGAGCAGCTCTCAGCCATGGCCCTTTGCCGCGGCGACGTCAACAGCACGACATGCTTCAGCTGCCTGACCGAGGCCTTCGGAGACCTGCCCAGCGCCTGCTCCGACGACAAGGCTGCCACCATCTACTACGATCCCTGCATGGTCCACTACTCCGACGTGCACACCCTCCCCGGCGACGACGACACCGGCCCGTCGATCGACACGTACCCCATCGGCGACAACCAGTACGTGACCGCTGACCCCGGCCAGTTCATACGCCTGCTGGCCGCGCTCGTGAACGCCACCGCCGACTACGCCGCGTACAACTCCACGCGGCGGTTCGCGACTGGCCAGGCTGACACCGGCTTCGACCCGGAGTTTCCCGAGCTCTACGCTCTGGCTCAGTGCACGCCGGACCAGACGCCGGCGCAGTGCCACAAGTGCCTCGCCGGGCTCATATCACAGTCGCTAGGCGGGTTCCAGAACCGTGACGGGGCCAGGATGCTCGCGGTCAGCTGCACCTACAGGTACGAGACCAAGCCCTTCTATAACGGGCCGGCGATGGTGCGGCTGGCCTCACCAAGCTCTggagcgccggcgccggcgcccgcTGTGAACTCTCGGGTTCGTGCGGCGGATGGAG GGAGGCGAAAGTACCATGTGCCCTGGGTGGCGATTGCAGTTGTGCTGCCAGCTCTAGCAGCCATGAACCTTGTGGCCTGCCTCTGCttccggaggcggcggcggcggctactgATCGCACAGGCCAAACACCAGA ATCCCATGTACTCCACTGAAGCAGAGGACACCGAAATGGTGGACTCCATGATGATGGACGTCTCCGCCCTACGGGCCGCCACGGGGGATTTCGACGAGAGCAACAAGCTCGGCGAAGGCGGCTTTGGCGCCGTGTACAAG GGTGTCCTCCCGGATGGCGAGGAGATAGCGGTGAAGCGTCTGTCCAGTAGCTCGTCGCAGGGGGTGCAGGAGCTGAAGAACGAGCTGGCGCTGGTGGCCAAGCTGAAGCACAGGAACCTCGTCAGGCTCATCGGCGTCTGCCTGGGGCAGCAGGAGAGGCTGCTCGTCTACGAGTTCCTGCCCAACCGGAGCCTCGACCTCATCCTATTCG ACACGGAGAATGAAGAGCGTGGACGACGACGGCTGGACTGGGCGCAGAGGTACAAGATCATCAACGGAGTCGCTCGGGGGCTGCAGTACCTCCACGAGGACTCCCAGCTCAAGGTGGTGCACCGCGACCTCAAGGCCAGCAACGTCCTGCTAGACGAGAACATGAACCCCAAGATCTCGGACTTCGGCCTGGCCAGGATCTTTGGCCGGGGCCAGACCCAGGCCGTCACCCGCCGCGTCGTCGGCACCTA CGGGTACATGGCGCCGGAGTACATGATGCGGGGGAACTACTCCGTCAGGTCGGACgcgttcagcttcggcgtcatggtGCTGGAGGTCGTCACGGGGAGGAAGAACAGCGACGATGGCTGCAACCTCTTGGCCACA GTATGGACGCACTGGGAGGCCGGGACGGTGGCGCAGCTGGTGGAACCGAGCACTATGGGCGGCAGCTTCCCGGAGGGCGACGTGCTGCGGTGCGTCCACATCGGCCTGCTGTGCGTCCAGGCAGACCCCGCGGCGCGGCCGGTGATgtcgtcggtcgtcatgatgctcGGCAGCGACACCGTCACCCTCCAGGCTCCATCCAAGCCGGGGTTCTTCGTCAGGAACAACAGCGCCAACGCAGCCGCGTCGACGGTGTCACTGGATGGTTAG
- the LOC103647730 gene encoding cysteine-rich receptor-like protein kinase 6 isoform X2 codes for MAHNLLPVAVVLAVALLMAPAAGYPWLSCGTSSSFAANGTYQDHFNFAAATLPKNASTSPDLFASIVVGTVPEQLSAMALCRGDVNSTTCFSCLTEAFGDLPSACSDDKAATIYYDPCMVHYSDVHTLPGDDDTGPSIDTYPIGDNQYVTADPGQFIRLLAALVNATADYAAYNSTRRFATGQADTGFDPEFPELYALAQCTPDQTPAQCHKCLAGLISQSLGGFQNRDGARMLAVSCTYRYETKPFYNGPAMVRLASPSSGAPAPAPAVNSRVRAADGGRRKYHVPWVAIAVVLPALAAMNLVACLCFRRRRRRLLIAQAKHQNPMYSTEAEDTEMVDSMMMDVSALRAATGDFDESNKLGEGGFGAVYKGVLPDGEEIAVKRLSSSSSQGVQELKNELALVAKLKHRNLVRLIGVCLGQQERLLVYEFLPNRSLDLILFDTENEERGRRRLDWAQRYKIINGVARGLQYLHEDSQLKVVHRDLKASNVLLDENMNPKISDFGLARIFGRGQTQAVTRRVVGTYGYMAPEYMMRGNYSVRSDAFSFGVMVLEVVTGRKNSDDGCNLLATIDRP; via the exons ATGGCTCACAACCTGCTGCCCGTGGCCGTCGTCCTCGCCGTCGCACTGCTCATGGCCCCAGCCGCGGGTTACCCGTGGCTATCGTGTGGCACcagcagcagcttcgcggccaacGGCACATACCAAGACCACTTCAACTTCGCCGCCGCCACCCTGCCCAAGAACGCCTCGACATCCCCTGACCTTTTTGCCAGCATAGTCGTCGGCACCGTGCCGGAGCAGCTCTCAGCCATGGCCCTTTGCCGCGGCGACGTCAACAGCACGACATGCTTCAGCTGCCTGACCGAGGCCTTCGGAGACCTGCCCAGCGCCTGCTCCGACGACAAGGCTGCCACCATCTACTACGATCCCTGCATGGTCCACTACTCCGACGTGCACACCCTCCCCGGCGACGACGACACCGGCCCGTCGATCGACACGTACCCCATCGGCGACAACCAGTACGTGACCGCTGACCCCGGCCAGTTCATACGCCTGCTGGCCGCGCTCGTGAACGCCACCGCCGACTACGCCGCGTACAACTCCACGCGGCGGTTCGCGACTGGCCAGGCTGACACCGGCTTCGACCCGGAGTTTCCCGAGCTCTACGCTCTGGCTCAGTGCACGCCGGACCAGACGCCGGCGCAGTGCCACAAGTGCCTCGCCGGGCTCATATCACAGTCGCTAGGCGGGTTCCAGAACCGTGACGGGGCCAGGATGCTCGCGGTCAGCTGCACCTACAGGTACGAGACCAAGCCCTTCTATAACGGGCCGGCGATGGTGCGGCTGGCCTCACCAAGCTCTggagcgccggcgccggcgcccgcTGTGAACTCTCGGGTTCGTGCGGCGGATGGAG GGAGGCGAAAGTACCATGTGCCCTGGGTGGCGATTGCAGTTGTGCTGCCAGCTCTAGCAGCCATGAACCTTGTGGCCTGCCTCTGCttccggaggcggcggcggcggctactgATCGCACAGGCCAAACACCAGA ATCCCATGTACTCCACTGAAGCAGAGGACACCGAAATGGTGGACTCCATGATGATGGACGTCTCCGCCCTACGGGCCGCCACGGGGGATTTCGACGAGAGCAACAAGCTCGGCGAAGGCGGCTTTGGCGCCGTGTACAAG GGTGTCCTCCCGGATGGCGAGGAGATAGCGGTGAAGCGTCTGTCCAGTAGCTCGTCGCAGGGGGTGCAGGAGCTGAAGAACGAGCTGGCGCTGGTGGCCAAGCTGAAGCACAGGAACCTCGTCAGGCTCATCGGCGTCTGCCTGGGGCAGCAGGAGAGGCTGCTCGTCTACGAGTTCCTGCCCAACCGGAGCCTCGACCTCATCCTATTCG ACACGGAGAATGAAGAGCGTGGACGACGACGGCTGGACTGGGCGCAGAGGTACAAGATCATCAACGGAGTCGCTCGGGGGCTGCAGTACCTCCACGAGGACTCCCAGCTCAAGGTGGTGCACCGCGACCTCAAGGCCAGCAACGTCCTGCTAGACGAGAACATGAACCCCAAGATCTCGGACTTCGGCCTGGCCAGGATCTTTGGCCGGGGCCAGACCCAGGCCGTCACCCGCCGCGTCGTCGGCACCTA CGGGTACATGGCGCCGGAGTACATGATGCGGGGGAACTACTCCGTCAGGTCGGACgcgttcagcttcggcgtcatggtGCTGGAGGTCGTCACGGGGAGGAAGAACAGCGACGATGGCTGCAACCTCTTGGCCACA ATCGACCGTCCATGA